A stretch of DNA from Desulfosarcina ovata subsp. ovata:
CATAGCGCATGGTGGTTTCGAGGACAAAGGGTTTGTCCAAAACGGTTGCTTCCAGATGCGGGTTGGCCTGGCACAGGGCAATGGCGTAGAGGCCATGGCCGCCGCCGATGTCCAGCAATCGCCTGGCGCCGTAAAAGCCTTCCCAGTTGGAGATGGTTTCCGTAACCGACTGCAATTCTCCGCGCAGGGCACGCTGGCCGAGCGCGTCGAGAAAGGCGGCGCTGGGGCCGTTGTTGAAATTGTCCTTTTGCGGCTGTTCGCGACGCAGGGAGGCCGTCAGGTTGCTCCAGTGAGAATTCCGGGTAGCTCTTTGAATCCACTCTCCCTGGAAAAACGGACTGCGGCGAAGGAGAAAATCGTTGGCCGCCTTGGTATTGGCGTACAGTTCGGTGTGGATGGAAAGAAAGCCCATATCCACCAGGGTATCTAGAAAATCCCTTGCGAACATTCCGTTGATCCCGATTCCTTCGGCGATGGTATTCCGGTTGCTCGGGCCCCGGTTGTCCAGGAATTCAAATACACCCAGCTCCAGGGCGGTATGAAGGGCCTGGTAGGCCTGATACCCTTCGAGGACACGGTCGAGTTTTTCTATTCCCGCCGGCAGACGCAGATTCATCAACAAGAGGTCTTTCATGGCCATGTGGCGTTCTCCTTGGGTGGGATTGGAATTCACCGGTACACAAAAAACGTACTCCTTCCAGGCAGGGCTGGCGGTAGCGGGTGAAACCCGATCCATGAATGAGAAAATAATTTATATCGTACAAAACAAGTTAGAAAGCGTTATGTCGTTTCTATTAAGAGTATAAGTTAAAAATGTCAAATAAAATTTAAATACGTCACATGTTTGCTCTCCCATCGCCAGTGCGTCGATCCCATATAGCGGTGCTGAAAATAGCATTTCAATTAAATATAATTTGTTTTTATTGCCCTGCCGCTGGCTGAAGCGC
This window harbors:
- a CDS encoding methyltransferase dimerization domain-containing protein, coding for MAMKDLLLMNLRLPAGIEKLDRVLEGYQAYQALHTALELGVFEFLDNRGPSNRNTIAEGIGINGMFARDFLDTLVDMGFLSIHTELYANTKAANDFLLRRSPFFQGEWIQRATRNSHWSNLTASLRREQPQKDNFNNGPSAAFLDALGQRALRGELQSVTETISNWEGFYGARRLLDIGGGHGLYAIALCQANPHLEATVLDKPFVLETTMRYVTDFGMQNRIVAQAGDITEDDFGSGYDIVIVSHLLYKFRKNLAPIFDNVCACLNPGGLLVSNHWFCAPGCVAEGSGVQELAKALQSFGHPLCHVEDFDNLFAAKGLQLQETHVVPTAFGSSRLSLAVKEAQTAIGEPQPSSCCC